The Bos mutus isolate GX-2022 chromosome 7, NWIPB_WYAK_1.1, whole genome shotgun sequence genome window below encodes:
- the LOC102274507 gene encoding olfactory receptor 7A17, producing the protein MAPRNITRDSEFLLLGLSEKAELQHLIFGLFLSMYLITVFGNMLIILTVSSDSHLHTPMYFFLSNLSFVDICFTSTTIPKMLWNIQTQSQVITYEDCITQMFFFMLFAGLDIFLLTVMAYDRFVAICHPLHYTVIMNSKICGILVLVSWIISVLDSLLQTLMVLRLSFCKEVKIPHYYCEVKLLIQLACSDNFLNDMVMYFAAGLLGVGPFAGILYSYSKIVSSIHRISSAQGKYKAFSTCASHLSVVSLFYCTGLGVYLSSAATHSSHSTATMSVMYIVVTPMLNPFIYSLRNKDIKRALNTFFRTPPRKGLLVFH; encoded by the coding sequence ATGGCACCGAGAAACATAACAAGAGATTCAGAATTTTTGCTTCTGGGACTTTCGGAGAAAGCAGAACTGCAGCATCTCATATTTGGACTTTTCCTCTCCATGTATCTGATCACTGTGTTTGGAAACATGCTCATAATCCTAACTGTCAGCTCagactcccacctccacacccccatgtatttcttcctctccaacctgtCCTTTGTAGACATCTGtttcacctccaccaccatcccaAAGATGCTGTGGAACATCCAGACACAGAGCCAAGTTATAACTTATGAAGACTGCATCACCCAGATGTTTTTTTTCATGCTATTTGCAGGGTTGGACATCTTCCTCCTGacagtgatggcctatgaccgttTTGTGGCTATCTGTCACCCCCTGCATTACACAGTCATCATGAACTCCAAAATATGTGGAATTTTGGTTCTGGTTAGCTGGATCATCAGTGTCCTGGATTCCTTGTTACAAACCTTAATGGTCTTAAGGCTGTCCTTTTGCAAAGAGGTGAAAATCCCTCACTATTACTGTGAAGTCAAGTTGTTGATCCAACTTGCCTGTTCTGACAACTTTCTTAATGACATGGTGATGTACTTTGCAGCTGGACTTCTAGGAGTTGGTCCCTTTGCTGGCATCCTTTACTCATATTCTAAGATAGTTTCTTCCATACATAGAATCTCATCAGCTCAGGGGAAGTATAAAGCATTTTCCACCTGTGCATCTCACCTCTCAGTTGTCTCCTTATTTTATTGCACAGGCTTAGGAGTGTACCTCAGCTCTGCTGCTACCCACAGCTCACATTCAACTGCAACAATGTCAGTGATGTACATTGTGGTCACgcccatgctgaaccccttcatctacagTCTGAGGAACAAAGACATAAAGAGGGCTCTGAACACTTTCTTTAGAACGCCACCTAGAAAAGGATTACTTGTCTTCCACTGA